The DNA sequence CGTATGGCAAGAGATTATTTCCCGGAATTGGACCGCCGGCGTACGCGACGCGTCAAGAAGAAAACCCGCGTCTCACGCGTAACGCGTACGTTGTTTTGGGCCCTTTACTGGAGCGCCCTCGTCGCCGTGGGCGTCGGCTTCGGCCTAATGACGGTACTCTCGCGAGGGTTGCCGCCCGTCTCGGGGTTGGAGACGTACGAGCCCGCGCTCCCCACCAAGATATACGACCGCAGCGGCGGCTTAATAACCTCTTTCCAGGTCGAAAGGCGTTACCTCAAACCCTACAACGCGTTCCCGCAAGACCTCATTAACGCGTCGTTGGCCATTGAGGACGAGCGGTTCTACGAGCACCACGGCGTCGACTACGTCGCGATTTTGCGGGCGGTATGGGCCAACGTCAAAGCCCGACACATCGTTCAAGGCGGTTCAACCATCACGCAACAGCTCGCCCGCAACTTATTCCTCACGTTGGAGCGGACGTGGGAGCGGAAGATCCGGGAAGCCTTGCTCGCCGGCAAGATCGAGGAATCTTACACGAAGGACGAGATTTTATATTTTTATTTGAACCAGATTTATTACGGCCATAACGCGTACGGCGCTGAGGCCGCGGCGCGCGTGTATTTCGACAAACACGTCGAGGAGTTAACTCTGGCCGAGTGCGCTATATTGGCGGGGTTGCCGAGGTCGCCGGGAAGGTTTTCGCCGTACGTCGACCCGGAAGAGGCGCTCGTGCGACGCAATACCGTTCTGGACAAGATGTACGAGCTCGGCTACGTCGAACGCGGCCGCTACGAAGAGGCCCGGGCCGCGCCCGTAACGGTGGCGCCCGTGAAGCGCGACCCGGACCACGCGCCGTACTTCACCGAGTACGTGCGTCGAATCCTGGTCCGGCGGTACGGCTCGGAACAGGTATTCCGGGCGGGTTTGCGCGTCTATACGACGTTGGACTTAAAATACCAGCGGATCGCGGATAAGACGATGGCCTGGGGCCTGGCGCGCCTCGAGAAGAACTACGGCAAGAAGATCGCCCGCTACGACGCCAACCTGACGTTCAAGAAGTTGGAGACGGGCCAGGTCCGGTACGTCAAGGTAACCGATATGACCAAGGCGGTCGCGATATGCGACCTCGGCGGCGGCATAAACGGCACCATGGACATCTCGCCGGCGGAATGGTCGTTCCCGTTCAAACCGGCGGAAGCCATCAAAGTGGGCGAGGAGATACCCGCCAAGGTAGTGGGCGTTTACACCAAGAAGAAGAAAGTGCTGCTGGCCTTTGAGCAAGAACCGTTCTTGCAGTGCTCGATGTTGGTTATGGACGGTCCCACCGGCGACGTCCTCGCGATGATCGGCGGCGCCGATTTCAACGAGTCGAAGTTCAACCGTTCGGTCCAGGCGAAGCGCCAGCCGGGGTCGTCCTTCAAGGCGTTCCTGTACACGGCGGCCATCGACAACGGCTTCACCCCCGCGGACGTCATATTAGACGCGCCGTTTCGGATCGAGGCCGACGGCGTCGTATGGCAGCCGCATAATTACAGCCGTTCGACTTCCGGCCCTATGACCATAAGGCACGCCATCGAACAATCGATAAACATCGTCGCGGCCCGTGTCATAGACGAGGTGGGGGTAGAGACCGTAGCGGATTACGCTCACCGCATGGGCGTAAAGAGCGAGCTGGTCCCGGTCTACTCGCTGGCCTTGGGCTCGAGCGACGTTACGGTTATGGATATGGTGGACGGCTTCGCGACGCTCGCCAACATGGGCGTTCACGTAGAACCGCGCGCCATAAAGCGGGTCGAGGACCGCTACGGTAACGTGCTGGAAGAATTCCCCGTACGCCGCGAGGTGGTGGTGGGGGAGGATACCTGCGCTATCATGGTAAATATGATGGAGGGCGTCATCGACCGGGGGACGGCGGGGTTGGCCAGGCGCTACGGTTTTAAGGGGCGAGGCGCCGGGAAGACCGGGACGACCGACGGCGCCGCGGACACCTGGTTCATAGGTTTCGTTCCGGAAGGGTTGGTCGCGGGCGTTTGGGTAGGGCGCGACGACCACGAAACGCTGGGCCACACGGCGACCGGCGAGACGTTCGCCGTGCCTATATGGTCGAAGTTTATGGGCGAGGCGCTCGGCGAGCGCGGCGACGCGAAGTTCGAGAGCTCCCCGGGCATCGTCAGCGCGCGCATTTGCGAGGAATCGGGGTTGTTGGCGATGAGTAAATGCACCCGCGTTATTACGGAATCATTCCTGCAAGGCACCATACCTACGAAATTTTGCGACATGCACGAGGCCGCGGATTGGGCCTTAAAAGACGTCGAAGCCGCTTCGGGAGGGGGGAAGGCCGAGGAACCGCGCCCCGATTTTTAACGGCGCGGCGGACCAATTGGTTGTAACGCGCGACGAGCGAATGATGGCCGAGGCTGTTAAGCTCGGCCGCTTGCGTAAGGGTAGGACCGCGCCGAACCCGGCGGTCGGCGCCGTAGTGGCGGCGGGCGATAGGGTTTTGGGTAAAGGTTTCCACGAGCGCGCGGGCGCGCCCCACGCCGAGGTGGTCGCGTTGGCGGCGGCGGGAGAGGCGGCGCGGGGCGCCACGCTTTACGTAACGCTCGAGCCTTGTACCTTCGAGGGCAAGACGCCGCCGTGCGCGCCGGCGGTAGTTCGCGCCGGCGTGAAGAGGGTCGTTTTGGGAACGCTCGACCCCCATCCCCGGGTGGCCGGCAAGGGCGCTGAGCTTTTAACCGAAGCCGGGTTGGAGGTCAAGGTCGGCGTCCGCGGGCGGGAGTGCCGGCACCTGGTCGAGGATTTCGCGAAGGCCGTGACGACGGGCGTACCCTGGGTAACGGCTAAGTTCGCGACGTCGCTGGACGGAAAAATAGCCACCCGTACGGGCGAGGCGGCGTGGATAACGGGAGCGGCCGCGCGCCGGCGGGCGCACCGGCTGCGGTGGGAACACGCCGCGGTGGCCGTCGGCGCCGGGACCGTGAAGGCGGACGACCCCCGGCTGACGGTGCGCCTCCGGGGCCGCGACGTTTCCGACGGCCCGGTGCGTTTGGTGGTCTCTTCGCGCGCCGCCCTTCCGTCGCGCGCGCGGCTGTTCGACGACTCGCCCGGGCCCCCGGTGTGGGTGGCTTGCACCGCTCGAGCGCGCGAGTTAGACATCGCGCGGTTGACCCGGATGGGCGTAGAGATTATAATGTGCGAGGAAGACGAAGGCCGCGTTTCGTTGAGCCATTTGCTTCGGGAGCTCGCGGCGCGCGGGATTACGAGCTTGCTGGTCGAGGGCGGCGAAAGATTGTTGGGCGATTTTTTCGACCGGGACCTCGTGGACCGGGTCGCGGCGTTCGTGGCGCCGAAGGTAATCGGCGGCGCCCGGGCGAAGTCGCCGGTGGGCGGCCGGGGCGTGGCGTACCTGGCGGACGTTAAGAACCTCGTCGAGGTAAGGCGCCGTTCGTTGGGCGACGACGTGATGGTCGAGGGGTATTTGACGAACGTGGACGACCTCTTCGCCGGCGTACCGCGCGTCCGCGGTGTTTACAACGAAGGCGCGGGGCGCGGGTTATAAAGACGGATGTTTACCGGGATAATATCAGAGGTGGGCGAAGTCGCGCGCGTAGCCGTGAGCGGCGCGGGCGGGCGGATACGAATCAAAGGGCCCGAGACGGCTCGAGCGCTCTCACCCGGCGACAGCGTCGCCGTCGAAGGGGTGTGTTTGACCGCGGCCGCGGCCGGCGCCGAATTCTTCGAAGCCGACGTCTCGGCGGAGACGGCGGCGACGACGACCTTGGGCGAACTTAGAGCCGGCGAGGCCGTCAACCTCGAGCTCGCGACGCCGGCGGACGGCAGGCTCGGCGGCCACTTCGTCCAGGGGCACGTCGACGGCGTGGGTAAGGTCGCGGCGGTAAAGCCTTCGGGCGACGGGTACTTGTTCCGGTTCGCCGTTCCGCCCGAAATAGGGCGCTACGTCGTGGAGAAGGGGTCCGTCGCCGTTGCCGGGATAAGTCTAACCGCGGTGGACGTCGGCGACGGCGCGTTCTCGGCGGCGATCGTCCCCCACACGTACGAAAATACGACGTTGAAACGCCGGCGCCCGGGCGACCGCGTAAACGTAGAGGTCGACTTGATCGCGAAGTACGTGGAGCGATTCTTGGGCTCGAGCGCGGGGCGCGGTTTGACGCTCGAGCGGATGGCCGAATTGGGCTACGGCGAGTAATCAGGCCGAGTTTATGAAGCCGGTGAAAAATAAACGAGACGGCGGCAATCCGATTCTTGCCGTCGACGAGGCCATCGCGATATTCCGCGGCGGCGGTGTTCTCATCTGCACCGACGACGAAGACCGCGAGAACGAGGGCGACTTCATAACGGCCGCGGAGACGATCACGCCGGACGTGATAAATTTCATGGCGACTCACGGCCGGGGTCTGATATGTACGCCTATGTCCGAGGAGCGCGCAAATGAGCTCGGCTTGCCGCCCATGACGTCCGAGAACACCGGCCTGATGGGGACGCCGTTCACGGTTTCCGTCGACGCCGTCGAGGGCACGACCACCGGCATATCCGCCGCCGACCGCGCGAAGACCGTGAAGGTACTTGCCGACCCGGCGACGAAACCGCAGCACCTCGCCCGCCCGGGCCACGTTTTCCCGCTGCGCGCGAAGGCGGGGGGCGTGCTGGAACGCGCCGGCCATACCGAGGCCGTCGCGGACATGGCGCGGCTCGCGGGCCTTTCGCCCGTCGGCGTTTTATGCGAGATAATGGACGAGGACGGCACGATGGCGCGGATGCCGACGTTGGCCGAGGTGGCGCGGCGGCACGGCATAGGCATCGTAACCATCCGCGACATTATCGAATACCGGCGCCGCCACGAGAAGCTGGTCCGCGATATCCTTGAAGCTCCGCTGCCCACGGTGTACGGCGAATTTACGATGCACGTATACGAATCGCTCGTCACGCCCGATGAACACCACCTGGCGCTGGTGATGGGCGAAGTCGCCGGCAAAGAGAACGTCCTGGTTCGGGTTCACTCGCAATGCCTAACGGGCGACGTCTTCCACTCGCTGCGGTGCGACTGCGGCGACCAGGTCCAACGGGCGTTGGAGAAAATCGCCGACGAAGGCGAGGGGGCACTCCTTTATATGAGGCAGGAGGGCCGCGGCATTGGCCTTCTGAATAAAATTAAGACTTACATCTTACAGGACGAGGGCGTCGATACCG is a window from the bacterium genome containing:
- a CDS encoding PBP1A family penicillin-binding protein → MARDYFPELDRRRTRRVKKKTRVSRVTRTLFWALYWSALVAVGVGFGLMTVLSRGLPPVSGLETYEPALPTKIYDRSGGLITSFQVERRYLKPYNAFPQDLINASLAIEDERFYEHHGVDYVAILRAVWANVKARHIVQGGSTITQQLARNLFLTLERTWERKIREALLAGKIEESYTKDEILYFYLNQIYYGHNAYGAEAAARVYFDKHVEELTLAECAILAGLPRSPGRFSPYVDPEEALVRRNTVLDKMYELGYVERGRYEEARAAPVTVAPVKRDPDHAPYFTEYVRRILVRRYGSEQVFRAGLRVYTTLDLKYQRIADKTMAWGLARLEKNYGKKIARYDANLTFKKLETGQVRYVKVTDMTKAVAICDLGGGINGTMDISPAEWSFPFKPAEAIKVGEEIPAKVVGVYTKKKKVLLAFEQEPFLQCSMLVMDGPTGDVLAMIGGADFNESKFNRSVQAKRQPGSSFKAFLYTAAIDNGFTPADVILDAPFRIEADGVVWQPHNYSRSTSGPMTIRHAIEQSINIVAARVIDEVGVETVADYAHRMGVKSELVPVYSLALGSSDVTVMDMVDGFATLANMGVHVEPRAIKRVEDRYGNVLEEFPVRREVVVGEDTCAIMVNMMEGVIDRGTAGLARRYGFKGRGAGKTGTTDGAADTWFIGFVPEGLVAGVWVGRDDHETLGHTATGETFAVPIWSKFMGEALGERGDAKFESSPGIVSARICEESGLLAMSKCTRVITESFLQGTIPTKFCDMHEAADWALKDVEAASGGGKAEEPRPDF
- the ribD gene encoding bifunctional diaminohydroxyphosphoribosylaminopyrimidine deaminase/5-amino-6-(5-phosphoribosylamino)uracil reductase RibD, giving the protein MMAEAVKLGRLRKGRTAPNPAVGAVVAAGDRVLGKGFHERAGAPHAEVVALAAAGEAARGATLYVTLEPCTFEGKTPPCAPAVVRAGVKRVVLGTLDPHPRVAGKGAELLTEAGLEVKVGVRGRECRHLVEDFAKAVTTGVPWVTAKFATSLDGKIATRTGEAAWITGAAARRRAHRLRWEHAAVAVGAGTVKADDPRLTVRLRGRDVSDGPVRLVVSSRAALPSRARLFDDSPGPPVWVACTARARELDIARLTRMGVEIIMCEEDEGRVSLSHLLRELAARGITSLLVEGGERLLGDFFDRDLVDRVAAFVAPKVIGGARAKSPVGGRGVAYLADVKNLVEVRRRSLGDDVMVEGYLTNVDDLFAGVPRVRGVYNEGAGRGL
- a CDS encoding riboflavin synthase, producing MFTGIISEVGEVARVAVSGAGGRIRIKGPETARALSPGDSVAVEGVCLTAAAAGAEFFEADVSAETAATTTLGELRAGEAVNLELATPADGRLGGHFVQGHVDGVGKVAAVKPSGDGYLFRFAVPPEIGRYVVEKGSVAVAGISLTAVDVGDGAFSAAIVPHTYENTTLKRRRPGDRVNVEVDLIAKYVERFLGSSAGRGLTLERMAELGYGE
- a CDS encoding bifunctional 3,4-dihydroxy-2-butanone-4-phosphate synthase/GTP cyclohydrolase II — protein: MKNKRDGGNPILAVDEAIAIFRGGGVLICTDDEDRENEGDFITAAETITPDVINFMATHGRGLICTPMSEERANELGLPPMTSENTGLMGTPFTVSVDAVEGTTTGISAADRAKTVKVLADPATKPQHLARPGHVFPLRAKAGGVLERAGHTEAVADMARLAGLSPVGVLCEIMDEDGTMARMPTLAEVARRHGIGIVTIRDIIEYRRRHEKLVRDILEAPLPTVYGEFTMHVYESLVTPDEHHLALVMGEVAGKENVLVRVHSQCLTGDVFHSLRCDCGDQVQRALEKIADEGEGALLYMRQEGRGIGLLNKIKTYILQDEGVDTVDANLLLGFKPDERHYGIGAQILADLGLTTIRLMTNNPTKMVGLEAYGLKIVRRIPLQAEPHERNYDYLKAKKDKMGHILELDSEENGKHGK